In Daucus carota subsp. sativus chromosome 4, DH1 v3.0, whole genome shotgun sequence, one DNA window encodes the following:
- the LOC108217760 gene encoding RING-H2 finger protein ATL54, with protein sequence MALKHRKLFPSSSPNNTFDGCADICDPTIPYPDFDVLEPLLSPPPPQEFYFTSHKASQHVSPYVIIIITLLASLFLLIGYYVIFVKYCRGCRRFRSTTRRSLDGSADGGVEFVDEVHGPILDHPIWYITTVGLQASVIDSISIFKYKKCDNLIEGTDCSVCLTEFRDDEMLRLLPKCNHAFHIPCIDTWLRSHTTCPLCRAGIVPNNDANFCAALAQNDQNSSISGRIEELNSENVAAGSEATRFNQVRNEIIRNREVVDEVGSANSSNNVKRLKRSFSVDLNSIGDTLVMSSDERSSSAAETLAVKMKRSVSCSGKFFLSRHFRSQSAVLPL encoded by the coding sequence ATGGCTCTAAAACACCGAAAACTATTCCCATCTTCGTCACCAAATAATACATTCGATGGTTGTGCTGATATATGTGATCCAACCATTCCCTACCCTGATTTTGATGTTCTTGAACCACTGTTGTCGCCGCCTCCCCCACAGGAGTTTTATTTCACTAGCCACAAGGCCAGCCAGCACGTATCGCCTTACGTGATTATCATAATTACCTTACTTGCTAGCTTGTTTTTGCTGATAGGGTACTACGTGATCTTCGTAAAATATTGTAGGGGATGTAGAAGGTTCAGAAGTACAACGAGACGATCATTGGATGGTAGTGCAGATGGAGGAGTGGAGTTTGttgatgaggttcatggcccgATTCTTGATCATCCGATATGGTACATCACTACGGTTGGTCTGCAGGCTTCGGTTATTGATTCGATTAGTATTTTTAAGTACAAAAAATGTGATAATTTGATCGAAGGGACGGATTGTTCTGTTTGCTTGACTGAGTTTCGAGATGATGAGATGTTAAGATTGTTGCCGAAGTGTAACCATGCGTTTCATATACCTTGTATTGATACATGGTTAAGGTCGCACACAACTTGTCCGCTGTGTCGTGCTGGGATTGTGCCTAATAATGATGCCAATTTTTGCGCGGCTTTAGCTCAAAACGATCAGAACTCTAGTATTTCTGGCAGAATTGAAGAATTGAATTCGGAAAATGTAGCAGCTGGTAGTGAAGCAACGCGTTTTAATCAGGTCCGAAATGAGATTATTAGAAACAGGGAAGTTGTTGATGAAGTCGGCTCTGCAAATTCGAGCAATAATGTAAAAAGACTGAAGAGGTCGTTTTCAGTGGATTTAAATTCAATCGGAGATACTCTGGTGATGAGTTCTGATGAGAGATCATCATCTGCTGCAGAAACTCTTGCTGTGAAAATGAAGAGGTCAGTTTCTTGTAGTGGGAAATTTTTCTTGTCAAGGCATTTTCGGAGCCAGAGCGCTGTTCTTCCGTTGTAA
- the LOC108216411 gene encoding LOW QUALITY PROTEIN: transcription factor bHLH94 (The sequence of the model RefSeq protein was modified relative to this genomic sequence to represent the inferred CDS: inserted 1 base in 1 codon), with protein MALENVLYPQDSFCYTARDFWGCDYILPQLEQNNDFSLISNKNVATNLQYEINLQRSCVSSALLIDDFNNDQLRSRNNLSPDGANSSGRAEPPVTSTTDRKRRRRAKICKNKEDMESQRMTHIAVERNRRKQMNEYLAVIRSLMPTSFVQRNDQASIIGGAINYVKQLEHQLQTLEAQHKTTVADDSKSCCTAGSPRLFADFFAFPQYPTCSSDEPRASSDNDPAVAEPEGGPAVVAYGEIEVTVMESHANLKMLTKKRPKQLVKIVAGLQSMWLTILHVNVTTVEQMVLYTLSLKIEEGCQMNTVTEIADAVNQLLAKIEETHEWSIPTTTFLAIETRGRSLHFCQIIHSKFYVLQNDQASIIGGAINYVKQLEHQLQTLEAQHKTAVADDSKSCCTAGSPRLFADFFAFPQYPTCRSNESRASSDNDPAGAEPEGGSAVVAYGEIEVTVMEXHANLKMLTKKRPKQLVKIVAGLQSMWLTILHVNVTTVEQMVLYTLSLKIEEGCQMNTVNEIADAVNQLLAKIEEAEV; from the exons ATGGCACTAGAAAATGTGCTCTACCCGCAAGATTCATTTTGTTACACTGCCAGGGACTTCTGGGGCTGTGACTATATTCTACCGCAACTCGAACAAAACAATGATTTTTCGCTCATCTCGAACAAAAATGTGGCAACTAATCTCCAGTACGAGATTAATTTACAGCGATCTTGTGTTTCCTCGGCACTATTGATTGACGATTTCAACAATGATCAGTTGCGGAGTCGCAATAATTTGTCGCCCGACGGGGCTAATAGCTCGGGCCGAGCCGAACCGCCCGTGACTAGTACTACTGACCGGAAGAGAAGGCGGAGAGCGAAGATTTGTAAGAACAAGGAGGACATGGAGAGCCAGAGAATGACGCATATCGCGGTGGAGCGAAATCGCCGCAAGCAGATGAATGAGTACCTTGCGGTTATCAGGTCTTTGATGCCTACGTCTTTCGTCCAAAGG AATGACCAGGCATCAATAATTGGAGGAGCCATAAACTATGTGAAGCAACTAGAGCACCAGCTTCAAACCCTTGAAGCACAGCATAAAACAACTGTGGCAGATGATTCGAAGAGTTGTTGCACTGCAGGTTCTCCTCGATTGTTCGCGGATTTCTTTGCATTCCCGCAGTACCCAACATGCAGTTCAGATGAGCCGAGGGCTTCGTCTGACAATGATCCGGCAGTGGCAGAGCCAGAGGGAGGCCCCGCGGTGGTGGCTTACGGGGAGATAGAAGTCACGGTGATGGAAAGCCATGCGAACCTCAAGATGCTAACGAAGAAACGTCCGAAACAGCTCGTGAAAATTGTTGCAGGTCTCCAGAGTATGTGGCTCACGATTCTGCATGTTAATGTCACAACCGTTGAGCAAATGGTTCTCTACACCCTAAGCCTCAAG ATTGAAGAGGGTTGCCAGATGAATACGGTAACTGAGATTGCTGATGCTGTAAACCAGCTGCTGGCAAAAATCGAAGAA ACTCATGAGTGGTCCATTCCCACTACTACATTTCTTGCTATAGAAACAAGGGGAAGATC TCTGCATTTTTGCCAAATAATTCACTCAAAATTCTACGTGCTGCAGAATGACCAGGCATCAATAATTGGAGGAGCTATAAACTATGTGAAGCAACTAGAGCACCAGCTTCAAACCCTTGAAGCACAGCATAAAACAGCTGTGGCAGATGATTCGAAGAGTTGTTGCACTGCAGGTTCTCCTCGATTGTTCGCGGATTTCTTTGCATTCCCGCAGTACCCGACATGCAGATCAAATGAGTCGAGGGCTTCGTCTGACAATGATCCAGCAGGGGCAGAGCCAGAGGGAGGCTCCGCGGTGGTGGCTTACGGGGAGATAGAAGTCACGGTGATGG AGCATGCCAACCTCAAGATGCTAACGAAGAAACGTCCGAAACAGCTCGTGAAAATTGTTGCAGGTCTCCAGAGTATGTGGCTCACGATTCTGCATGTTAATGTCACAACGGTTGAGCAAATGGTTCTCTACACCTTAAGCCTCAAG ATTGAAGAGGGTTGCCAGATGAATACAGTAAATGAGATCGCTGATGCTGTAAACCAGCTGCTGGCAAAAATCGAAGAAGCCGAAGTTTAA
- the LOC108217790 gene encoding zinc-finger homeodomain protein 1-like, translated as MDFEEHEDQDEELGMQLPPANYDSMMRPRIGGAGEGVSMVGASTGARKPGGFRYKECLKNHAVGIGGSAVDGCGEFMAAGEEGTLDALKCAACHCHRNFHRKESDGDTALATLTIPPHHQLNPYRPAGYLHVTPMSQQRPLALPSNSRELEMDEDMSNPSSSGGGGGGGGGGGGGGSSSRKRFRTKFTAEQKERMLELAERLGWRIQKHDEALVQNFCAETGLKRHVLKVWMHNNKHTLGKKLP; from the coding sequence ATGGATTTCGAGGAGCATGAAGATCAAGATGAGGAGCTGGGGATGCAACTACCTCCTGCAAATTACGACTCCATGATGCGCCCAAGAATTGGCGGCGCTGGAGAGGGCGTTTCCATGGTGGGCGCTTCGACAGGAGCTCGAAAACCCGGCGGCTTCAGATACAAGGAGTGTCTCAAGAACCACGCCGTCGGCATAGGCGGCAGCGCCGTCGACGGATGCGGCGAGTTCATGGCCGCCGGAGAGGAAGGAACCCTAGACGCGCTGAAATGCGCCGCCTGTCACTGCCACCGAAACTTCCACCGTAAAGAGAGCGACGGAGACACCGCATTAGCCACATTAACCATCCCGCCGCACCACCAGCTGAACCCTTACCGGCCGGCGGGGTACTTACACGTGACGCCGATGAGTCAGCAGCGCCCCCTGGCGCTCCCCTCCAACTCGAGAGAGCTGGAGATGGACGAGGACATGTCGAATCCGAGCAGcagcggcggcggcggcggtggAGGCGGTGGCGGAGGCGGAGGCGGCTCGTCTTCGAGAAAGCGGTTCAGGACAAAATTCACCGCGGAACAGAAAGAGCGGATGCTGGAGCTGGCGGAGAGATTGGGGTGGCGAATACAGAAGCACGACGAGGCGCTGGTGCAGAATTTCTGCGCCGAGACTGGCCTTAAACGCCATGTTCTCAAGGTCTGGATGCATAATAACAAGCACACTCTCGGTAAAAAGTTGCCCTAA
- the LOC108216827 gene encoding uncharacterized protein LOC108216827 has translation MSAAQSIVHKFSIKKYSPEPGFQTFLFNPISETWIRRNGDKSSCITNRNIRYSVWQHDVKLKRNFVVCSNGVPPESSASSGGLPGGIPGSWKSWLLGIVVTVIIPLMTNKWGAILTWTKKIESAVQTVEDMVEAVEEIAEKVDKFTENIADDLPEGKLKETLEKIENVAERVAQDADRLDDMIDKVQEAEDKLEAYIEEEQNKSAAKKEQEKKS, from the exons ATGTCTGCGGCACAATCTATCGTCCACAAGTTTTCGATCAAGAAATATTCCCCCGAGCCTGGTTTCCAGACTTTCTTATTTAATCCGATCTCGGAGACATGGATACGAAGAAACGGCGATAAATCTTCGTGCATAACAAATCGGAACATCCGGTACTCAGTATGGCAACATGATGTAAAACTTAAAAG GAATTTTGTCGTCTGCTCAAATGGTGTTCCACCGGAATCTTCTGCGTCTTCCGGTGGTCTTCCCGGAGGAATTCCAGGCTCTTGGAAGAGTTGGCTGCTGGGAATTGTGGTTACTGTTATCATACCCTTGATGACTAACAAGTGGGGAGCAATATTAACATGGACAA AAAAAATCGAATCCGCGGTGCAGACGGTGGAGGACATGGTGGAAGCGGTGGAAGAGATCGCAGAGAAGGTGGACAAATTTACCGAAAACATAGCGGATGACTTGCCGGAGGGGAAACTCAAGGAAACGCTTGAAAAGATTGAAAATGTAGCAGAAAGAGTAGCCCAGGACGCGGATCGCCTTGACGATATGATCGATAAG GTTCAGGAAGCGGAAGATAAGTTGGAAGCTTATATTGAGGAAGAACAGAACAAATCGGCAGCTAAAAAAGAGCAAGAAAAGAAATCTTGA